The window GACGTGCCTCTTACAATGGGAGTGGTCAAAGGAGTCATAACTATAAGTGCACCAACTCCTTAATTTGTTCCATAATACTTTGTCCTCTACTATCtggtatactccctctgtaaacgaaTATAAGAGCTCTTAGATCACTACTTAGGtagttatctaaacgctcttatattagtttatagaggggGTACTTACTTAAAACATGTTGTATTAAACAAAACAAATAATGCATTTTAAAAGTACATTTCATGATAGATTTGGTATTATGGATGTGCGGTTGTCAATGTTGAAATTGTTTCTAAATTTGAATTAAACAAAAAAGTTCGAACAAAAAGGTTACACATTTTGAAACAAGAGAGTAGTTAGCAATACATGAGGTATCTTAATTTGTTTCTGATTCTTCGGTTCACTCTGAATTCATGAAATGGCATATGTTATATTCGCTATTATTCTAGGATTTGCTACTTGATGTCTCACTTTTTTATGGGCTGACAAATCCTAGAATGCCAAGAAGAACTTGCCATTCTAAATTGTGTAAATCGACATTTTGCAGGATTTATTTGGCGCTGGGAGCGAGACATCGGCTACCACTCTTCAATGGGCCATGTCAGAGCCCATGAGGAACCCAAATGTGATGCAGAAAGCACAAGCTGAAGTACGCGACAACCTCCAAGAGAAACCTAAAGTGACCGAGGATGACTTGACCAATCTCAAGTACCTCATACTCATCATCAAGGAGACAATGAGGTTGCATCCAGCCGCACCATTGCTTCTCCCAAGGGAGGCCAGGGAGCCTTGCAAAATCCTCGGGTACAATGTGCCCAAAGGTACCACGATGTTGGTGAATGCGTGGGCGATTGGAAGAGACCCGAAGCATTGGAAAGACCTCGAGGAGTTCAAACCAGAGAGGCTCGAGTATGGCACGATGGACTTCAAAGGCAAAAACTTTGAATACATAACGTTTGGGGCGGGTCGGAGGATGTGCCCTGGAATGTTGTTTGCTCGAGCCAGCATGGAGATCGTGCTTTCCACACTGCTCTACCACTTCGATTGGGAACTCCCGAGTGGGGTGAAGCCTGATGGGTTGGACATGACAGAGAAGATGGGCGTCACTGTCCGATGAAAGAACGATCTGCATCTACATCCCATGGTCCGTGTGCCTCCGATTTGATTTTTACTTGCATTAATATGCGAAGATGAAATCTCATCTATTATGCCTTCTATATATGTGCCTTTCTCGAATGTGGAGGCGTGTGAAGAAGTATTGTTAAGTACTACATCACTACCAATTAGGAGTCAAGTTATGTGGCATGAGTGTGTGTGATTCCTATATTCATGTCTACTAGGAAGGCCCATCACACTACAAAAGTCTGAGTAAATAATTCACTTACAAAGCATATACATCATTTCATCATAAAATTAGACGCTCAGGATATCTTGTAGACTTGTACCATTGACCACTCCATGCCATATTTATATCATATTAAATGTACCTAATTAGGGGGTAGGACCGATCGGGTGTTCGACTTTGTTTGAGGGGAAGTGAAGAGGGAAGGCAGTTTAATGGCGTCCGGAGTGATTTGTGAGGATGAGGGTCCTCCGGTTACATCTTTTGATTCAACATGATTGGGAGGACCATGATCTAGAGTTGTAAAAGGGGATGTGCATGCTGAAGGCCGTcatggtgtaggatcgaaagtatgtctagagggaggggggtgattagactacttgaccaaataaaaacctaaccttttcccaattttaattcttggcatattttagcaacttagcacaagtcaagcaatcataatacaattcaagcaagcatgcaaagagtatatgagcagcggaaagtaaagcatgcaacttgcaagaaagtaaatgggaggagtttggagggagcaaacgcaatgttgacacagagatttttggtgtggttccgataggtggtgctatcgtacatccacgttgat is drawn from Triticum dicoccoides isolate Atlit2015 ecotype Zavitan chromosome 6B, WEW_v2.0, whole genome shotgun sequence and contains these coding sequences:
- the LOC119322121 gene encoding premnaspirodiene oxygenase-like is translated as MIGDKFKRREEFLQMLEEGVKLATGFNPGDLYLSSWLANFISGMAWLAEENHRKSYELMEYAIKQHEEQRATASANGDEEEGEDLVGVLLRIHKEGGLDVPLTMGVVKGDLFGAGSETSATTLQWAMSEPMRNPNVMQKAQAEVRDNLQEKPKVTEDDLTNLKYLILIIKETMRLHPAAPLLLPREAREPCKILGYNVPKGTTMLVNAWAIGRDPKHWKDLEEFKPERLEYGTMDFKGKNFEYITFGAGRRMCPGMLFARASMEIVLSTLLYHFDWELPSGVKPDGLDMTEKMGVTVR